A single Nicotiana tabacum cultivar K326 chromosome 5, ASM71507v2, whole genome shotgun sequence DNA region contains:
- the LOC107800616 gene encoding OVARIAN TUMOR DOMAIN-containing deubiquitinating enzyme 1, whose amino-acid sequence MQDQEGHVADAGKETLTSVQTSEIEDWTKYKDDDIMQQQSSIQAEQAVKTQFVGDKEPLSSLEAEYHLGNSILLEKIKVLSEQYAALRRTRGDGNCFFRSFMFGYLEHILESQDQSEVHRIKASIEECKKTLQSLGYAEFTFEDFFALFLEQLDNVLQGSKDSISHEELLRRSRDPSISDYVVMFFRFVTSGEIRKRSEFFEPFILGLTNASVEQFCKSSVEPMGEESDHVQIIALSDALGVPIRVVYLDRSSCENNSINVNHHDFVPTSDGMGNSGVSKTTNPSITLLYRPGHYDILYPK is encoded by the exons ATGCAGGATCAGGAAGGGCATGTGGCTGATGCAGGAAAAGAAACATtgacatctgttcaaacatctgAAATTGAAGATTGGACAAAATACAAGGATGATGATATTATGCAACAGCAATCTTCCATCCAGGCTGAACAAGCTGTAAAAACTCAATTTGTTGGCGATAAG GAACCTTTGTCTTCATTAGAAGCTGAATACCATCTGGGAAATTCAATTTTGCTGGAGaaaataaag GTGCTGAGTGAACAATATGCTGCCCTTAGAAGAACACGTGGAGATGGAAATTGCTTTTTCCGCAGTTTCATGTTTGGTTACCTT GAGCACATTCTGGAATCACAAGATCAAAGCGAAGTTCATCGCATTAAAGCTAGTATTGAGGAATGCAAAAAGACACTTCAAAGTTTGGGCTACGCAGAATTCACATTTGAAGACTTTTTTGCG TTATTCCTCGAGCAACTCGATAATGTTCTTCAAGGTAGCAAAGATTCCATAAG TCATGAAGAACTCCTACGCAGAAGTCGTGATCCGTCCATTTCTGACTATG TTGTGATGTTCTTCAGATTTGTAACATCTGGTGAAATAAGGAAGCGCTCGGAGTTTTTCGAACCATTTATACTAGGACTAACAAATGCCTCAGTGGAGCAG TTTTGCAAGTCATCAGTGGAACCCATGGGCGAAGAGAGTGATCATGTGCAGATTATAGCCCTATCAGATGCGTTGGGTGTACCAATCCGTGTCGTATATCTTGATAGAAGCTCATGTGAGAACAACAGCATCAATGTAAATCACCACGACTTTGTTCCTACAAGCGATGGCATGGGGAATAGTGGTGTTTCCAagaccacaaatccatctattaCCTTGCTGTATCGCCCAGGACATTACGACATTCTCTACCCCAAGTGA